One Streptomyces sp. NBC_01217 genomic region harbors:
- a CDS encoding GNAT family N-acetyltransferase, translating to MSVEVEVVQQPSQEVVEAFGRLLPQLSTTAKPLDYEAVGRLVECDSNVVLVARVSGEIVGTLTLLLFPLPSGLRARVEDVVVDRSARGRGVAAALTEQALGMARDAGARTVDLTSRPDREAANRLYERLGFKARESTVFRFPMGN from the coding sequence ATGAGCGTTGAAGTGGAAGTCGTCCAGCAACCCAGCCAGGAAGTCGTGGAGGCGTTCGGCCGCTTGTTGCCGCAACTATCGACAACGGCGAAACCCTTGGACTATGAGGCTGTTGGGCGGTTGGTGGAGTGCGATTCGAACGTCGTGCTCGTGGCGCGTGTATCCGGCGAAATCGTCGGGACGCTGACGCTGCTGCTCTTCCCTCTTCCGTCTGGGCTTCGGGCGAGGGTGGAGGATGTGGTTGTCGACCGATCGGCACGCGGTCGAGGGGTGGCAGCGGCACTGACCGAGCAAGCTTTGGGGATGGCTCGGGACGCGGGAGCACGGACTGTGGACCTCACGTCCCGTCCGGACCGTGAGGCCGCGAACCGGTTGTATGAGCGGCTAGGTTTCAAGGCGAGGGAGTCGACGGTCTTCCGGTTCCCTATGGGCAATTAA